In Megalops cyprinoides isolate fMegCyp1 chromosome 25, fMegCyp1.pri, whole genome shotgun sequence, a single window of DNA contains:
- the samm50l gene encoding sorting and assembly machinery component 50 homolog B isoform X1, with product MGTVHARSLDPLPMHGPELGIHTDEVEVVDVEPQTKQEILENKDVVVQHVHFDGLGRTKEDILGFEIADVFNAKNFIDVMQKSHEARQKLLRLGIFREVEVVIDTSQGEDALPNGLDITFEVVELRRMTGSYNTMVGNNEGSMVLGLKLPNLLGRAEKLTFQFSYGTKETSYGLSFFKPQPGHFERSFSLNLYKVTGQFPWSSLRETDRGISTDFNFPIWKTNHTLKWEGVWRELGCLARTTSFAVREESGHTLKSSLSHAMVIDTRNSAILPKKGALLKINQELAGYTGGDASFLKEDFELQLNKQLIFDSVLSASLWGGLLLPIGEKPTSIADRFYLGGPTSVRGFSMYSIGPQSEGLTGDYLGGEAYWAGGVHLYTPLPFRPVQGGFGDLFRTHFFLNAGNLCNLNYGEGPRAHLQKLAECIRWSYGAGIVLRLGNIARLELNYCIPMGVQSGDRICDGVQFGAGIRFL from the exons ATGGGGACTGTCCACGCCAGG AGCCTCGATCCGCTACCGATGCATGGACCCGAACTCGGGATTCACACCGATGAAGTAGAAGTCGTGGACGTGGAGccacagacaaaacaagaaattCTTGAAAATAAAGAT GTTGTAGTCCAACATGTGCATTTTGATGGCCTGGGAAGAACTAAAGAGGACATCTTGGGGTTTGAAATAGCAGATGTCTTCAATGCCAAAAACTTTATCGAT GTGATGCAGAAGTCCCATGAAGCTCGGCAGAAGCTGCTACGCCTGGGTATCTTCAGGGAAGTGGAGGTTGTCATCGACACCTCACAAG GCGAGGACGCTCTGCCCAATGGCCTTGACATCACATTTGAGGTGGTGGAGCTGAGGCGGATGACAGGAAGCTACAACACTATGGTCGGAAACAACGAAGGGAGCATG GTGCTGGGCCTCAAGCTGCCCAACTTACTCGGCCGGGCGGAGAAGCTCACCTTCCAGTTCTCCTATGGCACCAAGGAGACGTCGTACGGTCTCTCCTTCTTCAAGCCTCAGCCTGGACACTTTGAACGCAG CTTTTCACTCAACTTGTACAAAGTCACAGGCCAGTTTCCTTGGAGCTCGCTGAGAGAGACGGACCGTGGCATCTCCACAGATTTCAAT TTCCCCATCTGGAAGACCAATCACACACTGAAGTGGGAGGGCGTGTGGAGGGAGCTGGGCTGTCTGGCACGCACCACCTCCTTCGCTGTCCGAGAAGAGAGCGGCCACACGCTGAAGTCCTCCCTCTCG catgccatgGTCATTGACACCAGGAACTCTGCTATCCTCCCTAAGAAAGGTGCCTTGCTGAAGATAAACCAG GAGCTGGCCGGCTACACAGGGGGGGACGCCAGCTTCCTGAAGGAGGACTTCGAGCTTCAGCTGAACAAGCAACTCATCTTTGATTCA gtgctgtctgcctctctctggggGGGTCTGCTCCTGCCCATTGGAGAGAAACCCACAAGTATCGCCGACAG GTTCTATCTGGGCGGTCCCACCAGCGTGAGGGGgttcagcatgtacagcatcGGGCCTCAGAGTGAAG GTCTTACAGGTGACTACCTGGGCGGGGAGGCCTACTGGGCAGGCGGAGTCCACCTCtacacccctctccccttccgCCCGGTGCAGGGCGGATTTGGGGACCTTTTCAGGACACACTTCTTCCTTAATGCAGGCAACCTGTGTAACCTCAACTACG GTGAGGGGCCACGGGCTCACCTGCAGAAGCTGGCGGAGTGCATCCGCTGGTCCTACGGAGCAGGCATTGTGCTGCGCCTAGGAAACATTGCCCGCCTGGAGCTCAACTACTGCATTCCTATGGGGGTCCAGAGTGGAGACAG AATATGTGATGGTGTCCAGTTTGGAGCAGGAATCCGAttcctgtga
- the samm50l gene encoding sorting and assembly machinery component 50 homolog B isoform X2, which yields MGTVHARSLDPLPMHGPELGIHTDEVEVVDVEPQTKQEILENKDVVVQHVHFDGLGRTKEDILGFEIADVFNAKNFIDVMQKSHEARQKLLRLGIFREVEVVIDTSQGEDALPNGLDITFEVVELRRMTGSYNTMVGNNEGSMVLGLKLPNLLGRAEKLTFQFSYGTKETSYGLSFFKPQPGHFERSFSLNLYKVTGQFPWSSLRETDRGISTDFNFPIWKTNHTLKWEGVWRELGCLARTTSFAVREESGHTLKSSLSHAMVIDTRNSAILPKKGALLKINQELAGYTGGDASFLKEDFELQLNKQLIFDSVLSASLWGGLLLPIGEKPTSIADRFYLGGPTSVRGFSMYSIGPQSEGDYLGGEAYWAGGVHLYTPLPFRPVQGGFGDLFRTHFFLNAGNLCNLNYGEGPRAHLQKLAECIRWSYGAGIVLRLGNIARLELNYCIPMGVQSGDRICDGVQFGAGIRFL from the exons ATGGGGACTGTCCACGCCAGG AGCCTCGATCCGCTACCGATGCATGGACCCGAACTCGGGATTCACACCGATGAAGTAGAAGTCGTGGACGTGGAGccacagacaaaacaagaaattCTTGAAAATAAAGAT GTTGTAGTCCAACATGTGCATTTTGATGGCCTGGGAAGAACTAAAGAGGACATCTTGGGGTTTGAAATAGCAGATGTCTTCAATGCCAAAAACTTTATCGAT GTGATGCAGAAGTCCCATGAAGCTCGGCAGAAGCTGCTACGCCTGGGTATCTTCAGGGAAGTGGAGGTTGTCATCGACACCTCACAAG GCGAGGACGCTCTGCCCAATGGCCTTGACATCACATTTGAGGTGGTGGAGCTGAGGCGGATGACAGGAAGCTACAACACTATGGTCGGAAACAACGAAGGGAGCATG GTGCTGGGCCTCAAGCTGCCCAACTTACTCGGCCGGGCGGAGAAGCTCACCTTCCAGTTCTCCTATGGCACCAAGGAGACGTCGTACGGTCTCTCCTTCTTCAAGCCTCAGCCTGGACACTTTGAACGCAG CTTTTCACTCAACTTGTACAAAGTCACAGGCCAGTTTCCTTGGAGCTCGCTGAGAGAGACGGACCGTGGCATCTCCACAGATTTCAAT TTCCCCATCTGGAAGACCAATCACACACTGAAGTGGGAGGGCGTGTGGAGGGAGCTGGGCTGTCTGGCACGCACCACCTCCTTCGCTGTCCGAGAAGAGAGCGGCCACACGCTGAAGTCCTCCCTCTCG catgccatgGTCATTGACACCAGGAACTCTGCTATCCTCCCTAAGAAAGGTGCCTTGCTGAAGATAAACCAG GAGCTGGCCGGCTACACAGGGGGGGACGCCAGCTTCCTGAAGGAGGACTTCGAGCTTCAGCTGAACAAGCAACTCATCTTTGATTCA gtgctgtctgcctctctctggggGGGTCTGCTCCTGCCCATTGGAGAGAAACCCACAAGTATCGCCGACAG GTTCTATCTGGGCGGTCCCACCAGCGTGAGGGGgttcagcatgtacagcatcGGGCCTCAGAGTGAAG GTGACTACCTGGGCGGGGAGGCCTACTGGGCAGGCGGAGTCCACCTCtacacccctctccccttccgCCCGGTGCAGGGCGGATTTGGGGACCTTTTCAGGACACACTTCTTCCTTAATGCAGGCAACCTGTGTAACCTCAACTACG GTGAGGGGCCACGGGCTCACCTGCAGAAGCTGGCGGAGTGCATCCGCTGGTCCTACGGAGCAGGCATTGTGCTGCGCCTAGGAAACATTGCCCGCCTGGAGCTCAACTACTGCATTCCTATGGGGGTCCAGAGTGGAGACAG AATATGTGATGGTGTCCAGTTTGGAGCAGGAATCCGAttcctgtga